One window of Geotoga petraea genomic DNA carries:
- a CDS encoding ABC transporter ATP-binding protein: MENNIIEATDLSFSYDHQKVLKNINIQIEKNKIFSIYGPSGSGKTTLLFILAELIKNYSGKLSINHNFKKGFLFQKNNLLNELTIYDNLRISQLIKGIDNESEIINIMKKLNVYRLKDRLPNELSTGEQQRIAFIKNIISNDLIFFDEPTSSLDSKNAEELIDILKKYSNNKTYVIATHDERIKLISDKIFYLEDGVIL, translated from the coding sequence ATGGAGAATAACATAATCGAGGCAACAGATCTTTCTTTTTCATATGATCACCAAAAAGTATTGAAAAATATAAATATTCAAATTGAAAAAAACAAAATATTTTCCATATATGGTCCATCTGGGAGTGGTAAAACTACTTTATTGTTCATATTAGCGGAACTGATTAAAAATTATTCAGGTAAACTAAGTATAAACCATAATTTTAAAAAAGGTTTTTTATTTCAAAAGAATAACTTGTTAAATGAACTGACTATATATGATAATTTGAGAATATCTCAATTGATTAAAGGTATTGATAATGAATCAGAAATAATAAACATTATGAAAAAATTAAATGTATATCGTTTAAAAGATAGGCTCCCAAATGAACTATCAACAGGAGAACAACAAAGGATAGCATTTATAAAAAATATTATAAGTAATGATTTGATATTTTTTGACGAACCAACTTCATCTCTTGATTCAAAGAATGCTGAAGAATTGATAGATATATTAAAAAAATATTCTAATAACAAAACATACGTAATTGCAACTCATGATGAAAGAATAAAATTAATTTCAGATAAAATATTTTATCTTGAAGATGGTGTTATATTGTAA